The following proteins are co-located in the Alcaligenes faecalis genome:
- a CDS encoding D-alanyl-D-alanine carboxypeptidase family protein codes for MTSIQKFASPVLSRCVVALALALPMVAQAQTQTPTPTESAQVIGAPTAALLGDLSVVPAPNLTAPAWLSMDVNSGQIIAAEGLNEQVEPASLTKLMTAYLVFDALESGRLKLDQTVVISEKAWRTEGSRMFVKVNSQVSVNDLLQGVIVQSGNDASVALAEAVAGSEDAFAALMNEEAAKLGLTATHFKNSTGLPDPDHLTSVRDLGMLSAALVARFPQYLHYYSQKEYTYNNIKQPNRNRLLWLDNTVDGLKTGHTQSAGYCLVSTALRDGRRVVSVVVGTANDAARTENSLKLLNWSFQNFETVKLYDSSNPAVTARVWEGELENVGLGTAQPLWLTVPRGKSSEIKPVANYTQPLLAPLSKGDKVGTLTLSLDGKVLAEQPLLVLQDVPEAGFFGRMADKVRLMFE; via the coding sequence ATGACTTCTATTCAAAAATTTGCATCTCCAGTCCTTTCTCGTTGTGTGGTGGCCCTTGCCCTGGCGCTGCCTATGGTGGCGCAGGCACAGACTCAAACCCCTACCCCGACAGAGTCGGCCCAAGTGATTGGGGCGCCGACCGCCGCTTTGCTGGGTGACTTGTCTGTTGTACCCGCACCCAATCTGACGGCGCCAGCCTGGTTGTCCATGGACGTTAATAGTGGCCAGATCATCGCGGCAGAAGGACTTAACGAACAAGTAGAGCCCGCCTCCCTGACTAAGCTGATGACGGCTTATCTGGTCTTTGATGCTTTGGAGTCTGGTCGCTTAAAACTGGATCAGACTGTTGTGATTTCGGAGAAGGCCTGGCGTACCGAAGGTTCGCGTATGTTTGTCAAGGTCAATTCGCAAGTGTCGGTGAACGATCTGCTGCAAGGTGTGATCGTGCAATCGGGTAACGATGCCTCTGTGGCCTTGGCCGAAGCCGTTGCGGGTAGCGAAGATGCCTTTGCTGCCCTGATGAATGAAGAAGCCGCCAAGTTGGGTTTGACGGCGACGCATTTCAAGAACTCCACCGGATTGCCTGATCCAGACCATCTGACTTCGGTGCGTGACCTGGGCATGTTGTCTGCTGCACTGGTTGCCCGTTTTCCCCAGTATCTGCATTACTACAGCCAAAAAGAATATACCTACAACAATATCAAGCAGCCCAACCGTAACCGCCTGCTGTGGCTGGACAACACGGTTGATGGCTTGAAAACGGGTCACACGCAATCGGCTGGTTACTGCCTGGTGTCGACTGCATTGCGCGACGGTCGCCGCGTGGTGTCAGTCGTTGTTGGTACGGCGAACGATGCCGCCCGTACAGAAAACAGCCTGAAGCTGTTGAACTGGAGCTTCCAGAACTTTGAAACGGTCAAGCTGTATGACTCCAGCAATCCTGCCGTCACTGCTCGGGTGTGGGAAGGTGAGCTTGAAAATGTAGGCCTGGGTACCGCCCAGCCTTTGTGGTTGACGGTGCCCCGCGGAAAGTCCTCGGAAATCAAGCCGGTGGCCAACTATACCCAGCCTTTGCTGGCTCCGTTGAGCAAGGGGGACAAGGTCGGTACACTGACTTTGTCCCTGGATGGCAAGGTTCTGGCAGAGCAGCCTTTGCTGGTGCTGCAAGATGTACCCGAGGCAGGCTTTTTCGGCCGTATGGCTGACAAAGTGCGCTTGATGTTTGAGTAA
- a CDS encoding D-amino acid aminotransferase: protein MIAGIDPDSIVYLNGDFVRLGEAKISVLDRGFIFGDGIYDVVPAYHGKPFRIDGHLGRLERSLAKVGIHNPFTRREWEQLVLDMLARSGRGADCMVYIQVTRGVAKRDHAFPSNVTPSIFIMVSPFKRVQQERETGLTAVAIEDERWLRCDIKSVSLLGNVLAKQQAVEAGVDEVIQFRDGFLTEGASCNIWIVRDGTLLAPMRNNLILEGIRYSLMEELAAQAGIAFQARQVSREEVDTADEILMTSATKEVLPIVVFNGQPVGDGRPGPVFAKLREGYDKAIKAAEQA, encoded by the coding sequence ATGATTGCAGGCATTGACCCTGACAGCATTGTTTATTTGAACGGCGATTTTGTGCGCTTGGGCGAAGCGAAGATCTCGGTACTGGATCGTGGCTTCATTTTTGGGGACGGCATTTATGATGTCGTTCCTGCCTATCACGGGAAACCTTTCCGTATTGATGGGCACCTGGGGCGTCTGGAGCGCAGCCTGGCAAAAGTGGGGATTCATAACCCTTTTACCCGCCGTGAGTGGGAACAACTGGTGCTGGACATGCTGGCCCGTTCGGGCCGTGGGGCGGACTGCATGGTCTACATTCAGGTGACCCGTGGTGTTGCCAAGCGCGACCACGCCTTCCCCAGTAATGTGACGCCCAGTATCTTCATCATGGTCTCGCCGTTCAAGCGGGTGCAGCAAGAACGCGAGACGGGTTTGACGGCGGTAGCCATTGAGGATGAACGCTGGCTGCGTTGCGATATAAAATCCGTTTCCTTGCTGGGCAATGTACTGGCCAAGCAGCAGGCGGTCGAAGCCGGTGTGGATGAGGTCATTCAGTTCAGAGACGGTTTTCTGACCGAAGGGGCCTCCTGCAATATCTGGATTGTGCGCGACGGCACCTTGCTGGCACCCATGCGCAACAATTTGATCCTGGAAGGAATTCGCTACAGTTTGATGGAAGAGCTGGCCGCCCAGGCGGGGATAGCCTTCCAGGCACGTCAGGTCTCTCGTGAAGAGGTCGATACTGCCGATGAAATTTTGATGACGTCAGCCACCAAAGAGGTGCTGCCCATCGTTGTATTTAATGGTCAGCCCGTTGGTGACGGACGACCCGGCCCTGTCTTTGCCAAGTTACGTGAAGGCTATGACAAGGCCATCAAGGCTGCGGAGCAAGCATGA
- a CDS encoding DUF493 family protein, producing the protein MTISPEESLIEYPSDFPIKVMGQTHETLQDELLAIVLEHDPNFDAATIEVRPSKAGNYTGLTFTVRAVSREQLDNLYRALHAHHLVRVVM; encoded by the coding sequence ATGACAATTTCCCCCGAAGAATCGTTGATTGAATACCCCAGTGACTTTCCTATCAAAGTCATGGGCCAGACTCACGAAACCCTGCAAGACGAATTGCTGGCCATCGTGCTGGAACACGATCCAAACTTTGACGCCGCCACTATTGAAGTGCGGCCCAGTAAGGCGGGCAATTACACGGGCCTGACCTTTACTGTGCGTGCTGTCTCGCGAGAGCAACTGGATAATCTTTATCGTGCCCTGCATGCGCATCATCTGGTGCGCGTGGTGATGTAA
- the lipB gene encoding lipoyl(octanoyl) transferase LipB, with protein MSDSVRIKWFERPSAYEPIWQAMRDFTEQRGPETADEIWLVEHTPVYTQGQAGKPEHLLNPGGIPVVQTDRGGQITYHGPGQLMVYCLFDLRRVGLYVKEYVRLLEEAVIACLTHFGVEGACCKPGAPGVYVPQGGASQELAKISALGIKIRNGRSYHGLALNIDMDLSPFSDINPCGYEGLQTTDMHSQGVIVPMDEVAQYLYSYLSQAMAQRNQVATT; from the coding sequence ATGTCCGACTCAGTTCGTATCAAATGGTTTGAGCGGCCTAGCGCCTATGAACCCATCTGGCAGGCAATGCGCGACTTCACCGAACAGCGCGGGCCAGAGACTGCTGATGAAATCTGGCTTGTCGAGCACACGCCTGTCTACACACAAGGACAGGCTGGTAAGCCGGAACATCTGCTGAACCCCGGCGGCATCCCCGTGGTGCAAACCGACCGGGGCGGGCAGATTACCTATCACGGCCCTGGGCAGTTAATGGTGTACTGCCTGTTTGATCTACGCCGGGTAGGCCTGTACGTCAAAGAATACGTACGCCTGCTGGAAGAGGCTGTTATTGCCTGTCTGACGCATTTTGGTGTCGAAGGGGCTTGCTGCAAGCCGGGGGCACCGGGCGTGTATGTTCCGCAAGGGGGGGCAAGCCAGGAGTTGGCCAAGATCTCCGCATTGGGTATCAAGATTCGCAATGGTCGCTCCTATCATGGCTTGGCCTTGAATATAGATATGGATCTAAGCCCGTTTAGCGACATCAATCCTTGTGGCTATGAAGGGCTGCAAACAACGGATATGCACTCGCAAGGCGTCATTGTTCCTATGGACGAGGTTGCACAGTATTTGTACTCCTACTTGAGCCAGGCAATGGCCCAACGTAACCAAGTCGCTACAACCTGA
- a CDS encoding sigma-70 family RNA polymerase sigma factor: MPSSPKSRKSWLDHYRGLMGNWTRRQTNHHDAEDAVHDAVLGLLDQTCTHIQHIPSYLFQATRNQLFDESRRRGRWAQTPLEQLDEADTPLSPDVADACQSTQLMDELEVVLLQLPLVCRQVFLWNKIEGYSQREIAERLGLSQSMVEKHMKRALTHLQTHLHLFQQD; the protein is encoded by the coding sequence ATGCCGTCGTCCCCCAAATCTCGCAAGTCCTGGCTTGATCATTATCGCGGCCTGATGGGCAATTGGACCCGGCGTCAAACTAATCATCACGATGCAGAAGACGCCGTTCACGATGCCGTTCTAGGCCTGTTGGATCAGACCTGCACCCATATTCAGCACATTCCCTCTTATTTGTTCCAGGCGACTCGCAATCAGTTGTTCGATGAAAGTCGGCGGCGTGGGCGTTGGGCGCAGACACCCTTGGAGCAGTTGGACGAGGCAGATACCCCTCTGTCCCCGGATGTGGCAGATGCTTGTCAGTCGACTCAGTTGATGGACGAGCTGGAGGTGGTTCTATTGCAGTTGCCACTGGTCTGTAGGCAAGTTTTTTTATGGAATAAAATCGAGGGCTATAGTCAGCGCGAGATTGCTGAGCGGTTGGGCTTGTCGCAGAGCATGGTGGAAAAGCATATGAAACGCGCTTTGACCCATCTGCAGACGCATTTGCACCTGTTCCAGCAAGACTGA
- a CDS encoding FecR domain-containing protein, translated as MTTSAGPSLPSTAREQAVHWFARVRLGPLSIEDQAELDAWLAASPQHQAHFQELQKAWNKLDELPVDRLRRLTQEPAALRKQPVQRWRLAFTAMVLCAVVGGVWLWPAGPEQSWAVSTTVAQRQELRLPDDSVLTVNARTKIKVAYTSSERRVYLESGEILADVRPDADRPFIVETEQAKVQVLGTRFNVRKQSDQVEVAVDRGRVRLSAGPWWNSRSERLGAGQAARVTARQGLESVREADVAALTAWQSGRLEFDNEPLVQVLEQLSAYLDEPIRLGDAQLAQLRISGTLSMSKPQEALLLLADIAPVQILNVESKGWVINRR; from the coding sequence ATGACGACGAGCGCAGGTCCCTCTTTGCCTTCGACGGCCCGTGAACAAGCGGTTCATTGGTTCGCGCGTGTGCGTCTGGGGCCATTATCGATAGAGGATCAGGCGGAGCTGGATGCATGGCTGGCGGCTTCACCGCAGCATCAAGCGCATTTTCAGGAGCTGCAAAAAGCCTGGAACAAGCTGGATGAGCTGCCGGTCGATCGCCTGCGTCGTTTGACTCAAGAGCCGGCTGCCCTGCGAAAACAGCCTGTGCAGCGTTGGCGGCTGGCCTTTACGGCGATGGTTTTGTGTGCCGTGGTAGGAGGGGTGTGGCTTTGGCCTGCAGGTCCAGAACAGTCCTGGGCCGTCAGCACTACTGTTGCCCAACGACAGGAGCTGCGTTTACCCGATGATAGTGTTCTGACGGTTAACGCTCGTACAAAAATTAAGGTGGCTTATACCTCCAGCGAGCGGCGGGTTTATCTGGAGTCAGGGGAAATTCTGGCGGATGTGCGTCCCGATGCAGATCGTCCCTTTATTGTGGAAACCGAGCAGGCAAAAGTGCAGGTGTTAGGCACCCGCTTCAATGTGCGTAAACAGTCTGATCAAGTAGAGGTAGCGGTTGACCGGGGGAGAGTCCGTTTGTCAGCGGGACCCTGGTGGAACTCTCGTTCCGAGCGCCTGGGCGCTGGCCAGGCCGCACGTGTTACGGCACGCCAAGGATTGGAGTCTGTGCGCGAAGCGGATGTAGCTGCGCTGACAGCTTGGCAAAGTGGCCGTCTGGAGTTCGACAATGAACCTTTGGTACAGGTGCTGGAGCAGTTGTCGGCATATCTGGATGAACCTATACGCTTGGGTGATGCTCAGCTCGCGCAATTGCGCATATCCGGCACCTTGTCCATGAGCAAGCCACAAGAGGCCTTGCTGTTATTGGCGGATATTGCACCCGTCCAGATTCTGAATGTGGAATCCAAGGGCTGGGTCATCAACCGTCGGTAA
- a CDS encoding TonB-dependent siderophore receptor, whose translation MSGTTHKITVHNRAVRQLPLGLGAVLLGLCLSALTAPGYAQSGAPQQAISLMAQPLSSALRDLGRQFSVQIVYLPATVAGRQSPALSGQFTLDQALSRLLAGTGIQVRRSGSNVSLSLADSGDATPLEPVRVHASRYDVTSEGSGSYAAAGATIGKSPLSLREIPQSVSVMTRTQMDEQGFTRVADAINHTTGISSSGFPDTESFNSRGFAASLQYDGVPAQEGGAPHLDLAVYDRIEVLRGPAGLLSGTAEPGGVVNLVRKRPTRELRFEGQVSAGSWNNYRAEADLSGPLNKDGSLRGRVVTAYQDKDQYYHQGSSKPATLYGVLEYDLTPATTLGVTAFYSELDFRNFNGLAQFEDGSLPDRRSFLGPARTSNHEVYELGADLQHRFDNEWVFKASYSHKESTYKGFSSFALQPISLQTGLTTMQAGRIHNEFTWDQGDVSVTGPFNLFGREHALTLGFNAARNNTKTSSRFSQFPDWDVLNDFDYGPLLDQPILNQNQDIVTQSGIYASTRLKLHDRVTAVLGGRWSNYESKSRSVRPETSPWNVSDAKASGEFTPFAGLILDVNDTISLYSSYAESFVPQSQQDYTGKTLDPRKGWQIEAGAKGEFLDGRLNGSVAIYRMRDTNRAVTDTDHIGCGGSPTGTCSRAAGLVQSQGWEMELVGNLAPGWDLGAGYTYTDVRYRRDSVLENEGQRFNANLVPKHLFRLWTHYRFQPQDWDGRLNGWSVGAGVQAQSNLFTSDVYQGGYATVSAKIGYKPNDRWEASLAVNNVFDRRYLSSVGYSTFLNIYGAPRNAMLNLKYRY comes from the coding sequence ATGTCTGGTACTACACATAAGATCACTGTACACAACCGTGCAGTCCGCCAATTGCCTCTTGGCCTTGGAGCCGTGTTATTGGGGCTGTGCCTGTCGGCCTTGACCGCGCCCGGCTATGCGCAATCGGGTGCGCCGCAGCAGGCCATCAGCTTGATGGCGCAGCCTTTGTCGTCGGCCTTGCGTGATCTGGGTCGTCAGTTCTCGGTGCAAATTGTGTATTTGCCTGCTACCGTGGCTGGCCGACAAAGTCCGGCCTTGTCAGGACAATTTACCCTGGATCAGGCCTTGAGCCGCTTGCTGGCTGGTACAGGGATACAGGTGCGCCGCTCGGGCAGCAATGTTTCGCTTAGCCTGGCTGATAGTGGCGATGCCACACCGCTGGAGCCGGTACGGGTTCATGCCTCCCGCTACGATGTGACCAGTGAAGGCAGTGGTTCCTATGCCGCTGCGGGGGCGACGATTGGTAAATCGCCTTTGTCACTGCGCGAGATTCCCCAATCTGTCTCTGTCATGACGCGCACACAAATGGACGAGCAAGGCTTTACGCGTGTGGCCGATGCGATCAACCATACGACAGGGATCAGCAGCAGCGGCTTTCCTGATACGGAAAGCTTCAATAGCCGTGGTTTTGCGGCCAGCCTGCAATACGATGGTGTGCCTGCTCAAGAAGGGGGAGCTCCTCATCTGGACTTAGCCGTTTACGATCGCATCGAGGTGCTACGTGGTCCGGCTGGTTTGCTGTCTGGAACCGCCGAGCCGGGCGGGGTGGTGAATCTTGTGCGTAAACGGCCCACACGTGAGTTGCGTTTCGAAGGGCAGGTGTCAGCCGGGAGCTGGAACAACTATCGGGCAGAGGCTGATCTGAGCGGTCCTTTGAACAAGGACGGCTCTCTGCGTGGACGTGTGGTGACGGCCTATCAGGATAAAGACCAGTACTACCATCAAGGTAGCTCCAAACCGGCCACCTTGTATGGCGTGCTGGAGTATGACCTGACACCCGCCACGACCTTGGGTGTCACGGCGTTCTATAGCGAGCTGGATTTCCGTAATTTCAATGGCCTGGCACAGTTTGAGGATGGCAGTTTGCCTGATCGACGCAGCTTCCTGGGTCCAGCCCGTACCTCTAATCACGAGGTGTATGAGCTGGGCGCGGATTTGCAGCATCGTTTTGATAATGAGTGGGTGTTCAAGGCCAGTTATAGTCACAAGGAAAGTACGTACAAAGGCTTTAGCTCTTTTGCCTTGCAGCCTATTTCTTTGCAAACCGGATTGACCACTATGCAGGCAGGCCGGATTCACAATGAATTTACCTGGGACCAAGGGGATGTCAGCGTCACAGGACCATTTAATTTGTTTGGGCGTGAGCATGCTTTGACCCTTGGTTTCAATGCGGCACGCAACAATACCAAGACCAGTTCCCGCTTTAGCCAATTCCCCGATTGGGATGTTCTGAATGACTTTGATTATGGCCCCCTGCTGGATCAGCCTATTTTGAATCAGAACCAGGACATTGTGACCCAGTCCGGCATTTATGCATCCACACGCTTGAAGCTGCATGACCGGGTAACTGCGGTGCTGGGTGGCCGTTGGAGCAACTACGAAAGCAAGAGTCGTTCAGTGCGGCCAGAGACCAGTCCCTGGAATGTCAGCGATGCCAAAGCCAGTGGGGAATTTACGCCATTTGCAGGCCTGATTCTGGATGTGAATGACACTATTTCGCTCTACAGCAGCTATGCCGAAAGTTTTGTGCCACAGTCACAGCAGGACTACACCGGCAAGACACTGGATCCGCGCAAAGGCTGGCAGATTGAAGCCGGTGCCAAAGGTGAGTTTCTGGATGGTCGCCTGAATGGTTCCGTGGCGATTTATCGAATGCGTGATACCAATCGGGCAGTAACGGATACGGATCATATTGGTTGTGGTGGTAGCCCGACCGGGACGTGCTCTCGCGCGGCGGGTCTGGTGCAAAGCCAAGGCTGGGAAATGGAGCTGGTCGGTAATCTTGCCCCAGGCTGGGACTTGGGGGCGGGTTATACCTATACGGATGTACGCTATCGTCGGGACTCGGTGCTGGAAAATGAAGGCCAGCGTTTCAATGCGAACCTTGTGCCCAAGCATTTATTCCGTCTTTGGACGCACTACCGCTTTCAGCCTCAGGATTGGGACGGCCGCTTGAATGGCTGGTCTGTGGGGGCGGGGGTACAAGCACAAAGCAATTTGTTCACCTCGGATGTATACCAGGGCGGTTATGCCACGGTATCCGCCAAAATTGGCTACAAGCCTAATGATCGCTGGGAGGCATCCCTGGCCGTCAATAATGTGTTCGACCGTCGTTACCTCTCCAGCGTGGGTTACAGCACATTCCTGAATATTTATGGCGCACCGCGTAATGCGATGCTCAATCTTAAATATCGTTATTGA
- a CDS encoding enoyl-CoA hydratase, which translates to MSHEHLADPVLLEQHQGLARITLNRPAKYNALSEEVLDSLQHILDKLAKDPGLQCVIIQAEGKAFCAGHDLKQMRSKPEHNYYRDLFSRCSRVMQAVLALPVPVIARVQGLATAAGCQLVATCDIAVATESTRFAVSGINVGLFCSTPAVALSRCVPPKAAMEMLMTGEFISAQRAQELGLINYAVAEDQLDQTVQKLADSIMAKSPVAVRAGKAMFYRQRSLAIEQAYDYAGQVMADNMMSHDACEGIDAFIEKRAPQWSGS; encoded by the coding sequence ATGTCACACGAGCACCTCGCCGATCCCGTCCTACTGGAACAGCATCAGGGACTGGCCCGCATCACCTTGAACCGGCCCGCCAAGTACAACGCGCTATCTGAAGAAGTATTGGACTCTTTACAACACATTCTGGACAAGCTGGCCAAGGACCCTGGCTTGCAGTGCGTCATCATTCAGGCGGAAGGCAAGGCCTTTTGTGCCGGGCACGATCTGAAACAGATGCGCTCCAAGCCCGAACACAACTACTACCGGGATCTGTTCAGCCGCTGCAGCCGCGTCATGCAAGCTGTGCTGGCCTTGCCCGTGCCGGTGATTGCCCGTGTGCAAGGGCTGGCCACCGCAGCGGGCTGTCAGTTGGTTGCTACCTGCGATATCGCTGTAGCCACCGAGTCCACCCGCTTTGCGGTTTCCGGCATTAATGTCGGCCTGTTCTGCTCCACCCCCGCTGTTGCCCTGTCTCGCTGTGTGCCACCCAAGGCCGCCATGGAAATGCTGATGACAGGCGAATTCATCAGCGCCCAACGTGCTCAAGAGTTGGGGTTAATCAATTACGCCGTAGCCGAAGACCAACTGGATCAAACCGTACAGAAACTGGCCGACAGCATCATGGCCAAGAGTCCGGTTGCCGTCCGTGCAGGCAAGGCCATGTTCTACCGCCAGCGCAGCCTGGCTATTGAACAAGCCTACGACTACGCCGGCCAGGTCATGGCTGACAATATGATGAGCCACGATGCCTGCGAAGGTATAGACGCCTTTATCGAAAAACGCGCGCCGCAATGGAGCGGAAGCTGA
- the lipA gene encoding lipoyl synthase: MTTPTDTSVDSKPTVRPRVVDYDATQKQKAEAKTSRIPIKVVQAERLKKPDWIRVKAAAPNSRFYEIKETLREHKLFSVCEEASCPNIGECFGKGTATFMIMGDKCTRRCPFCDVGHGRPDPLDENEPVNLAKAIGAMKLSYVVITSVDRDDLRDGGAAHFVECIRQVREHSPTTTIEVLVPDFRARLDRALGILNACPPDVMNHNLETVPRLYKQARPGSDYHHSLKLLQEFKKLHPNIPTKSGLMVGLGETNEEILEVMRDMRAHDIDMLTIGQYLQPSGHHLPVMRYVTPDEFLMFEREAYAMGFTHAAVGAMVRSSYHADQQAHAAGVQP, translated from the coding sequence ATGACCACCCCTACAGATACGTCCGTCGATTCCAAACCTACTGTGCGCCCTCGCGTTGTCGACTACGACGCAACGCAAAAGCAGAAGGCCGAGGCCAAGACCTCGCGCATTCCCATTAAGGTCGTGCAGGCAGAGCGTTTGAAAAAGCCTGATTGGATTCGGGTGAAGGCGGCTGCACCGAACTCCCGTTTCTACGAGATCAAGGAAACACTGCGTGAGCACAAGCTGTTTTCGGTGTGTGAAGAGGCCTCCTGTCCCAATATCGGGGAGTGCTTTGGCAAGGGCACGGCCACCTTCATGATCATGGGTGACAAGTGCACACGTCGTTGCCCATTTTGTGATGTGGGCCATGGTCGTCCCGACCCACTGGATGAGAACGAGCCCGTCAATCTGGCCAAGGCGATTGGTGCCATGAAGTTGTCCTACGTGGTGATTACCTCCGTAGACCGTGACGATTTGCGTGATGGTGGTGCTGCCCACTTTGTGGAATGTATCCGTCAGGTGCGCGAGCATTCGCCCACCACCACCATTGAAGTGTTGGTGCCAGACTTTCGTGCACGCCTGGACCGTGCCTTAGGCATCCTGAATGCCTGCCCGCCTGATGTAATGAACCACAACCTGGAAACTGTGCCTCGTTTGTACAAGCAGGCGCGTCCGGGTTCGGATTACCACCACTCTTTGAAACTGCTGCAAGAGTTCAAGAAGCTGCATCCAAACATTCCAACCAAATCCGGTTTGATGGTTGGCTTGGGTGAAACCAACGAAGAGATTCTGGAAGTGATGCGCGATATGCGTGCTCACGACATTGATATGCTGACCATTGGCCAGTATCTGCAACCTTCCGGCCACCACTTGCCCGTGATGCGTTATGTGACGCCTGACGAGTTCTTGATGTTTGAACGCGAAGCCTATGCAATGGGCTTTACCCATGCCGCCGTTGGCGCCATGGTGCGTTCGTCCTATCACGCTGATCAGCAAGCGCACGCTGCCGGTGTGCAGCCCTAA
- a CDS encoding uracil-DNA glycosylase — protein MARSSSQAPAAQLSLIGEEILSGNLLTENILTQAARLPSDWRATLDRPELQDILATLAKWLDKECQDGASIYPAAPFRALELLPLQKVSVVILGQDPYHGPNQAQGLSFSVPDTCPAPPSLRNIFKELELEYPDTASPSSHDLSNWGRQGVLLLNTSLTVEDGLPASHAKKGWEQITDSLLMNLAQQSTRPIVYMLWGAHAQAKEALIQHHSQHPYLILKANHPSPLAARRPPVPFIGCGHFQQANEWLKEQGAAPIQWFATGA, from the coding sequence ATGGCCCGCTCATCTTCTCAAGCCCCTGCGGCACAGCTCAGCCTGATTGGCGAAGAAATACTCTCCGGCAATCTCCTGACCGAGAACATCCTGACGCAAGCTGCCCGCCTTCCCAGCGACTGGCGTGCCACATTGGATCGCCCGGAACTGCAAGACATACTGGCAACTCTAGCCAAGTGGTTGGACAAGGAGTGCCAGGATGGCGCCTCTATTTACCCGGCCGCCCCTTTCCGCGCACTGGAACTGCTGCCATTGCAGAAAGTCAGCGTAGTGATTCTGGGCCAGGATCCTTATCACGGTCCCAATCAAGCACAGGGCCTGTCATTTTCTGTGCCTGACACCTGCCCGGCCCCGCCCAGTCTGCGCAACATCTTTAAAGAGCTGGAACTGGAATATCCCGACACAGCGTCACCCAGTAGTCATGATCTGAGCAACTGGGGCCGACAAGGTGTCTTGCTGTTGAATACGTCGCTAACGGTAGAAGATGGTTTGCCTGCGTCTCATGCCAAAAAAGGTTGGGAACAGATTACTGACTCCCTGCTGATGAACCTGGCCCAGCAAAGCACCCGCCCTATTGTTTATATGTTGTGGGGTGCGCACGCCCAAGCCAAAGAGGCCTTGATTCAGCATCATTCCCAGCATCCTTATCTGATTTTAAAGGCCAATCACCCTTCCCCCTTGGCTGCGCGCCGGCCCCCTGTGCCTTTTATTGGTTGCGGTCATTTCCAGCAGGCCAATGAGTGGCTCAAAGAGCAAGGCGCCGCCCCCATCCAATGGTTTGCCACTGGCGCTTAA
- a CDS encoding Crp/Fnr family transcriptional regulator, translating into MAAQDTASQASNDDLSDTRLVQGEGPGRWKRIQAQLAHLPIFKELPPDQLEPIARGTQEVHALRGTTLFHSGDPCLGFHMLVYGRVKLVFVSSTGAERVVRLVGPGEGFGEALMFMGRNYIVTAQTLVDSLLLHINRDTLMEQLEKGSEVARLMLAGLSERLYRLMGELEAYTLQNGVQRLVSYLLQEWPGEEGVPFRIDVGKSVIASRLNLTPEHLSRTLRDLMDRDLIRVQRRNFTILDSAALRQYGALPDTRE; encoded by the coding sequence ATGGCGGCTCAAGACACGGCCTCGCAGGCAAGCAATGATGATTTGTCGGACACCAGGCTCGTGCAGGGGGAAGGGCCTGGACGCTGGAAACGCATACAGGCTCAGTTGGCTCATCTACCTATATTCAAGGAGCTGCCTCCAGACCAGTTGGAGCCTATCGCCAGAGGTACTCAGGAAGTGCACGCCTTGCGTGGCACGACTTTATTTCACAGTGGCGACCCTTGTTTGGGCTTTCACATGCTGGTCTATGGCCGGGTGAAACTGGTCTTTGTCTCGTCCACAGGGGCCGAGCGTGTTGTACGTTTGGTGGGCCCAGGAGAAGGATTTGGTGAGGCATTGATGTTCATGGGCCGTAATTACATTGTGACGGCCCAGACTTTGGTGGATTCTCTGCTTTTGCATATCAACAGAGACACCCTGATGGAACAGTTGGAGAAGGGAAGTGAGGTTGCCCGCTTGATGCTGGCCGGTTTAAGCGAGCGGCTTTATCGTTTGATGGGCGAACTGGAAGCCTACACGCTGCAAAATGGTGTGCAACGTCTGGTCAGCTATCTCTTGCAAGAGTGGCCGGGTGAAGAGGGTGTCCCCTTCAGGATTGATGTTGGCAAGTCCGTGATTGCTTCTCGTCTGAATCTGACCCCGGAGCACTTATCGCGGACTTTGCGTGATTTGATGGACCGGGATCTGATTCGGGTTCAGCGGCGTAATTTTACGATTTTGGACAGTGCGGCTTTGCGGCAATATGGTGCTCTGCCTGATACGCGCGAATAG
- a CDS encoding DUF2249 domain-containing protein — protein sequence MTQTEITLDTRGLPAPEPLEHCLEALAELAPTQALLMWLDREPFPLYEILRRSGFKYQGTHQENGFQLIIRRN from the coding sequence ATGACACAAACTGAGATCACGCTGGATACTCGCGGCCTGCCCGCACCGGAACCTTTGGAGCATTGCCTGGAAGCACTGGCCGAACTGGCTCCCACCCAAGCCTTGCTCATGTGGCTGGATCGAGAGCCCTTCCCTTTGTATGAAATCCTGCGACGCAGTGGTTTCAAGTATCAAGGCACACACCAGGAAAACGGCTTTCAGCTCATCATCCGCAGGAACTAA